Proteins encoded together in one Triticum dicoccoides isolate Atlit2015 ecotype Zavitan chromosome 7B, WEW_v2.0, whole genome shotgun sequence window:
- the LOC119336948 gene encoding external alternative NAD(P)H-ubiquinone oxidoreductase B2, mitochondrial-like has protein sequence MRWTAFAWESASRAFNNRPTFTGLVVVLAASSGGGLVAYADSQPDQPQGFKKKKVVVLGTGWAGTTFLRNLDSKLYDVQVISPRNYFAFTPLLPSVTCGTVEPRSVVEPIRRILEKKGGDFKFWEAECFKIDPANKKIHCRSNMGTNLDGNGEFLVDYDYLVVAVGARSNTFNTPGVTENCHFLKEVEDAQKIRRSVMDCFEKASLPYLNEEERKKNLHFVVVGGGPTGVEFAAELHDFVTEDLSKLYPSIQHLVKISLIEAADHILTMFDKRITNFAEDKFGRDGIDVKTGYKVVKVSKDAITMQNPATGDIAVPYGMAVWSTGIGTRPFVVDFMKQIGQANRRVLATDEWLRVRECDDVYAVGDCATINQRRVMEDISEIFRVADKDKSGTLTVKEIQDILEDIYVRYPQVKLYMKSKQLNGIADLIRTGKGDTEKESVELNIEEFKKALSLVDSQVKNLPATAQVAAQQGQYLATCFNKMQTAEQNPEGPIRIRGEGRHRFNPFRYRHLGQFAPLGGEQTAAQLPGDWVSIGHSSQWLWYSVYATKQISWRTRALVISDWGRRFIFGRDSSGI, from the exons ATGAGGTGGACGGCGTTCGCGTGGGAGAGCGCGTCCCGGGCCTTCAACAACCGCCCCACCTTcaccggcctcgtcgtcgtcctcgccgCAAG TAGTGGAGGAGGCCTCGTCGCATATGCGGACTCTCAGCCGGACCAGCCCCAAGGATTTAAAAAGAAGAAAGTAGTGGTTCTTGGAACTGGCTGGGCTGGCACCACATTCCTGAGGAATCTTGATAGCAAACTGTACGATGTCCAGGTCATTTCACCTCGGAACTACTTTGCATTCACACCCTTGCTCCCAAGTGTTACCTGTGGAACAGTAGAACCAAGGAGCGTTGTTGAGCCAATCCGTAGGATTCTGGAGAAG AAAGGTGGAGACTTCAAATTCTGGGAAGCAGAGTGCTTCAAGATTGATCCAGCAAACAAGAAGATTCACTGCCGCTCAAATATGGGGACAAATCTTGATGGAAATGGCGAGTTCTTAGTTGACTACGACTATCTGGTGGTAGCGGTTGGAGCTAGGTCTAACACATTCAATACTCCCGGTGTGACAGAGAATTGCCACTTTCTGAAG GAAGTGGAAGATGCCCAAAAGATCCGAAGGAGTGTGATGGACTGCTTTGAGAAGGCAAGCCTCCCATACCTTaatgaagaagagaggaagaagaatctTCACTTTGTTGTTGTGGGAGGTGGACCTACAGGTGTTGAATTTGCGGCAGAGTTGCATGATTTTGTTACTGAAGATCTATCCAAGCTCTATCCTTCTATTCAGCATCTTGTCAAGATATCACTGATCGAAGCTGCAGATCACATACTGACTAT GTTCGACAAGAGAATTACCAACTTTGCTGAGGACAAGTTTGGAAGGGACGGCATTGATGTAAAAACTGGATATAAAGTTGTGAAGGTTTCTAAGGATGCAATTACCATGCAAAATCCAGCTACTGGCGATATTGCAGTTCCTTACGGAATGGCTGTCTGGTCCACTGGTATTGGGACCCGCCCATTCGTTGTGGACTTCATGAAACAAATTGGCCAG GCTAATCGTCGTGTCCTCGCTACTGATGAATGGCTAAGGGTGCGTGAATGTGATGATGTTTATGCAGTAGGTGACTGTGCTACCATAAACCAGCGGAGAGTAATG GAGGACATCTCAGAAATATTCAGAGTTGCAGACAAAGATAAATCTGGAACCTTGACTGTGAAAGAAATCCAAGACATCCTGGAGGATATCTACGTGAGATATCCGCAAGTAAAACTATACATGAAGAGCAAGCAACTGAACGGAATTGCAGATTTAATAAGAACTGGCAAAGGTGACACCGAAAAGGAATCTGTAGAGCTGAACATTGAAGAGTTTAAGAAGGCTCTTTCACTCGTGGATTCACAAGTCAAGAATCTACCTGCAACAGCTCAG GTTGCTGCACAGCAAGGACAGTATCTTGCGACATGCTTTAACAAGATGCAGACTGCTGAACAAAATCCTGAAGGACCAATCCGCATTAGGGGAGAAGGCCGTCATCGTTTCAACCCCTTCAG GTACAGGCATTTAGGCCAGTTTGCTCCACTAGGAGGGGAGCAAACTGCTGCACAGCTCCCGGGTGACTGGGTCTCCATTGGCCACAGCTCACAGTGGCTCTGGTATTCTGTCTACGCAAC CAAACAAATAAGCTGGCGCACGAGGGCACTGGTGATATCTGACTGGGGCCGTCGCTTCATCTTCGGTAGGGACTCGAGCGGCATATAG